The Enterobacter kobei genome has a segment encoding these proteins:
- a CDS encoding endonuclease domain-containing protein — MENSKQLRKQMTPEEFRLWYLLRGRRFFGYKFRRQMPIGPYVADFACFKVKLIIELDGGQHQSKEKYDSRRTEFLHTNGWEVVRFWNNEFTSQEEEVLTVILQKLQSLMPSP; from the coding sequence ATGGAAAACTCAAAACAACTTCGCAAACAAATGACGCCCGAAGAATTTCGCCTCTGGTATTTGCTCAGAGGTCGTCGGTTCTTTGGCTATAAGTTTCGCCGCCAGATGCCGATTGGGCCGTATGTTGCAGATTTTGCCTGTTTTAAGGTGAAATTGATTATTGAGCTCGACGGAGGGCAACATCAAAGCAAAGAGAAATACGATTCACGTCGTACAGAGTTTTTGCATACAAATGGCTGGGAAGTCGTGCGATTCTGGAACAATGAATTTACTTCTCAGGAAGAGGAAGTGCTGACGGTTATTCTTCAAAAATTGCAGAGCCTGATGCCCTCACCCTAA
- the endA gene encoding deoxyribonuclease I has protein sequence MSRNFSLAVAFLTTAFSGHALADGINSFSQAKAAGVKVNADVPGDFYCGCKINWHGKKGVVDLESCGYKVRKNENRASRIEWEHVVPAWQFGHQRQCWQDGGRKNCSKDPVYRQMESDMHNLQPAVGEVNGDRGNFMYSQWNGGEGQYGQCGMKVDFKEKVAEPPARARGSIARTYFYMRDRYDLNLSRQQTQLFNAWDKQYPVTEWECQRDERIARVQGNHNPYVQRACQAQKS, from the coding sequence CCGATGGTATCAACAGTTTTTCCCAGGCCAAGGCAGCAGGCGTGAAGGTGAACGCCGATGTGCCGGGCGATTTCTACTGCGGCTGTAAAATTAACTGGCATGGTAAAAAAGGGGTCGTGGACCTGGAGTCCTGCGGCTATAAGGTGCGTAAAAACGAAAACCGCGCCAGCCGCATCGAATGGGAACATGTCGTTCCGGCATGGCAGTTTGGCCACCAGCGCCAGTGCTGGCAGGATGGCGGTCGTAAAAACTGTTCTAAAGATCCTGTCTACCGCCAGATGGAAAGCGATATGCATAACCTGCAGCCCGCCGTGGGTGAAGTGAACGGTGACCGCGGCAACTTTATGTACAGCCAGTGGAACGGTGGCGAAGGCCAATATGGCCAGTGCGGCATGAAGGTGGATTTTAAAGAAAAAGTCGCCGAGCCGCCTGCCCGCGCGCGCGGCAGCATCGCCCGCACCTACTTCTACATGCGTGACCGCTACGACCTCAACCTCTCCCGTCAACAGACGCAGTTGTTCAATGCGTGGGATAAGCAATATCCGGTGACGGAGTGGGAATGTCAGCGCGACGAACGCATCGCCAGAGTCCAGGGGAATCATAACCCGTACGTCCAGCGGGCTTGCCAGGCGCAAAAGAGCTAA
- the hemW gene encoding radical SAM family heme chaperone HemW, whose product MANLPPLSLYIHIPWCVQKCPYCDFNSHALKGEVPHDDYVAHLLADLDADVPYAQGREVKTIFIGGGTPSLLSGPAMQTLLDGVRARLNLAADAEITMEANPGTVEADRFVEYQRAGVNRISIGVQSFSEPKLKRLGRIHGPEEAKRAANLATGLGLRSFNLDLMHGLPDQSLDEALDDLRQAIELNPPHLSWYQLTIEPNTLFGSRPPVLPDDDALWDIFEQGHQLLTAAGYQQYETSAYAKPGYQCQHNLNYWRFGDYLGIGCGAHGKVTFPDGRILRTAKTRHPRGYMEGRYLERQHDVEAADKPFEFFMNRFRLLEAAPRAEFARYTGLPESVIRPQIDEALAQGYLTECEDYWQITEHGKLFLNSLLELFLADDS is encoded by the coding sequence ATGGCTAATTTGCCACCTCTGAGTCTTTATATTCACATCCCGTGGTGCGTGCAGAAATGCCCGTACTGCGATTTCAACTCGCACGCGCTGAAAGGTGAAGTGCCGCACGATGACTACGTTGCGCATCTGCTGGCTGACCTGGACGCCGATGTACCTTACGCACAGGGACGTGAAGTTAAGACCATTTTCATTGGTGGCGGTACGCCGAGCCTGCTGTCAGGCCCGGCGATGCAGACGCTGCTGGACGGCGTGCGTGCGCGCCTGAACCTGGCCGCGGATGCTGAAATTACGATGGAAGCCAACCCCGGTACCGTTGAGGCCGATCGTTTTGTCGAGTATCAGCGTGCAGGCGTGAACCGTATTTCCATCGGCGTGCAGAGCTTTAGCGAGCCAAAACTGAAGCGCCTGGGGCGCATTCACGGCCCTGAGGAAGCAAAGCGTGCGGCAAACCTGGCGACAGGACTGGGTCTGCGCAGCTTTAACCTCGATTTGATGCACGGCCTGCCGGACCAGTCGCTCGACGAAGCGCTGGACGATCTGCGCCAGGCGATTGAACTTAACCCGCCGCATCTGTCCTGGTATCAGCTCACCATTGAACCCAACACGCTGTTTGGTTCCCGTCCTCCGGTTCTGCCGGATGACGACGCGCTGTGGGATATTTTCGAGCAGGGCCACCAGTTGTTAACCGCTGCGGGGTATCAGCAGTACGAGACGTCTGCGTATGCGAAACCGGGGTATCAGTGTCAGCACAACCTGAACTACTGGCGTTTTGGCGACTACCTGGGAATTGGCTGCGGCGCGCACGGTAAGGTGACTTTCCCGGACGGTCGTATTCTGCGTACCGCCAAAACCCGCCACCCGCGAGGGTATATGGAAGGCCGTTATCTCGAGCGCCAGCACGACGTTGAGGCGGCGGATAAACCGTTTGAGTTCTTTATGAACCGCTTCCGCCTGCTGGAAGCCGCGCCGCGCGCGGAATTTGCGCGTTACACCGGTCTGCCGGAGTCAGTGATTCGTCCTCAGATTGACGAGGCGCTGGCGCAGGGGTATCTGACTGAGTGTGAAGATTACTGGCAGATCACCGAGCACGGCAAACTGTTCTTAAATTCCCTTCTTGAGCTGTTCCTCGCCGACGATTCCTGA
- the gshB gene encoding glutathione synthase, whose protein sequence is MIKLGIVMDPIANINIKKDSSFAMLLEAQRRGYELHYMEMNDLYLINGEARARTRIVNVEQNYDKWYEFGTEQDIALADLNVILMRKDPPFDTEYIYSTYILERAEEKGTLIVNKPQSLRDCNEKLYTAWFSDLTPETLVTRSKAQLKEFWQKHGDIIMKPLDGMGGASIFRVKEGDPNIGVIAETLTELGTRYCMAQNYLPAIKDGDKRVLVVDGEPVPYCLARIPQGGETRGNLAAGGRGEPRPLTESDWEIARRVGPTLKAKGLIFVGLDIIGDRLTEVNVTSPTCIREIEAEFPISITGMLMDAIEKRLQK, encoded by the coding sequence ATGATTAAGCTCGGCATCGTGATGGACCCCATCGCAAACATTAACATCAAGAAAGATTCCAGCTTCGCTATGTTGCTGGAAGCGCAGCGTCGCGGCTATGAGCTCCACTATATGGAGATGAACGATCTTTACCTGATCAACGGTGAAGCCCGCGCGCGTACCCGCATCGTTAACGTCGAGCAGAACTACGACAAATGGTACGAGTTTGGCACCGAGCAGGATATTGCCCTGGCCGATCTCAACGTTATTCTGATGCGTAAAGATCCGCCGTTCGACACCGAATACATCTACTCCACCTATATCCTTGAGCGTGCCGAAGAGAAAGGGACGCTGATCGTCAATAAGCCGCAGAGCCTGCGCGACTGCAACGAGAAGCTTTATACCGCCTGGTTCTCAGACCTGACGCCTGAAACGCTGGTGACCCGCAGCAAAGCTCAGTTGAAGGAGTTCTGGCAAAAACACGGCGATATCATCATGAAGCCGCTGGACGGCATGGGCGGCGCGTCTATTTTCCGCGTGAAGGAAGGCGACCCGAACATTGGCGTGATTGCCGAAACCCTGACCGAACTGGGTACCCGCTACTGCATGGCCCAGAACTATCTGCCCGCCATTAAAGATGGCGACAAACGCGTTCTGGTCGTGGATGGCGAACCCGTACCTTACTGCCTGGCACGTATCCCACAAGGTGGCGAAACGCGCGGTAACCTGGCGGCCGGTGGACGCGGTGAGCCGCGCCCGTTGACAGAAAGCGACTGGGAAATTGCCCGCCGCGTTGGCCCAACGCTTAAAGCCAAAGGCCTGATCTTTGTTGGCCTGGACATCATTGGCGATCGCCTGACGGAAGTGAACGTCACCAGCCCAACCTGCATTCGCGAAATCGAAGCGGAGTTCCCGATCTCGATCACCGGAATGCTGATGGACGCTATCGAAAAACGTTTACAGAAATAA
- a CDS encoding YggS family pyridoxal phosphate-dependent enzyme → MNDIAHNLAQVRDKISAAATRCGRASEEITLLAVSKTKPASAIAEAIDAGQRAFGENYVQEGVDKIRDFREKGNTDLQWHFIGPLQSNKSRLVAEHFDWCHTIDRLRIATRLNEQRPAEMPALNVLIQINISDENSKSGIALSELDALAADVAALPRLTLRGLMAIPAPESSYERQFAVAQQMAVAFEALKARYNTVDTLSLGMSDDMEAAIAAGSTMVRIGTAIFGARDYSK, encoded by the coding sequence ATGAACGACATTGCGCATAACCTGGCACAGGTCCGGGACAAAATCTCAGCTGCCGCAACGCGTTGCGGCCGTGCTTCAGAAGAAATTACGCTCCTTGCAGTCAGCAAAACCAAGCCTGCGAGCGCCATCGCAGAAGCGATTGATGCAGGCCAGCGCGCATTTGGTGAGAACTACGTGCAGGAAGGCGTGGATAAAATTCGCGACTTCCGGGAAAAGGGGAATACGGATCTTCAGTGGCACTTTATTGGTCCACTGCAGTCGAACAAAAGCCGTCTGGTGGCAGAGCACTTCGACTGGTGCCATACGATTGACCGTCTGCGCATTGCCACACGCCTGAACGAACAACGCCCGGCAGAGATGCCAGCGCTTAACGTGCTGATACAAATCAACATCAGCGACGAAAATAGCAAGTCCGGCATTGCGCTAAGCGAGCTGGATGCGCTGGCCGCAGACGTGGCCGCCCTGCCACGCTTAACCCTGCGTGGGCTGATGGCTATTCCGGCGCCAGAGTCAAGTTATGAAAGGCAGTTTGCCGTGGCACAGCAAATGGCTGTAGCATTTGAGGCGCTTAAAGCGCGCTACAACACGGTAGACACGCTTTCTCTGGGCATGTCGGATGATATGGAAGCCGCCATCGCGGCAGGCAGCACTATGGTGCGCATCGGTACCGCCATTTTCGGTGCGCGCGACTACTCCAAATAA
- a CDS encoding YggL family protein, whose product MAKNRSRRLRKKMHIEEFQEVGFSVAWRFPEGTSIEQIDQDVDAFINDVIEPNKLAFDGSGYLAWEGLICTQEVGKCTEEHQALVRKWLEDHKLEDVRVSELFDVWWD is encoded by the coding sequence ATGGCAAAGAATCGTAGCCGTCGTCTGCGTAAAAAAATGCATATCGAAGAATTCCAGGAAGTGGGTTTCTCCGTTGCGTGGCGTTTCCCGGAAGGCACCAGTATAGAACAGATCGATCAGGACGTGGATGCCTTCATCAACGACGTGATTGAGCCCAACAAGCTGGCCTTCGACGGTAGCGGTTACCTGGCGTGGGAAGGTCTGATCTGCACCCAGGAAGTGGGTAAATGCACCGAAGAACATCAGGCGCTGGTTCGTAAATGGCTTGAAGACCACAAGCTGGAAGATGTCCGCGTCAGCGAACTTTTCGACGTTTGGTGGGACTAA
- a CDS encoding XTP/dITP diphosphatase, translating to MQKVVLATGNAGKVRELASLLNDFGLDVVAQTDLGVDSAEETGLTFIENAILKARHAAQITGLPAIADDSGLAVDFLGGAPGIYSARYSGVDATDQQNLEKLLVALKDVPHEQRTAQFHCVLVYLRHAEDPTPIVCHGSWPGVITREAAGNGGFGYDPIFFVPSEGKTAAELTREEKSAISHRGRALKLLLEALRNG from the coding sequence ATGCAGAAAGTTGTTCTCGCGACCGGCAACGCCGGTAAAGTGCGCGAGTTGGCCTCGCTATTAAATGATTTTGGGCTGGATGTGGTCGCTCAGACCGATCTTGGCGTAGATTCTGCCGAAGAGACGGGGCTGACGTTTATTGAAAATGCGATCCTGAAAGCACGCCATGCCGCGCAGATTACCGGTTTGCCCGCCATTGCCGATGACTCCGGTCTGGCTGTCGATTTTCTTGGCGGCGCGCCGGGGATTTACTCTGCTCGTTATTCCGGTGTTGATGCAACCGACCAGCAGAATCTGGAAAAGCTGCTTGTTGCCCTGAAAGACGTACCGCATGAACAGCGGACCGCACAGTTCCACTGCGTGCTGGTCTATCTGCGTCACGCAGAGGACCCGACGCCGATCGTCTGCCACGGTAGCTGGCCGGGCGTGATTACCCGTGAAGCTGCGGGCAACGGCGGTTTTGGCTACGACCCGATTTTCTTTGTCCCGTCCGAGGGCAAAACCGCAGCGGAACTGACCCGCGAAGAGAAAAGCGCGATTTCCCACCGTGGGCGCGCACTGAAACTGTTACTGGAAGCACTGCGTAATGGCTAA
- the rsmE gene encoding 16S rRNA (uracil(1498)-N(3))-methyltransferase: MRIPRIYHPELITAGREIALSDDAANHVGRVLRMGAGQAIQLFDGSNQIFEAEITRADKKSVHVNVLRGEVDDRESPLHIHLGQVMSRGEKMEFTIQKSIELGVSLITPLFSERCGVKLDAERLNKKIQQWQKIAIAACEQSGRNRIPEIRPAMDLEDWCAEEESGLKLNLHPRASASINTLPLPVERVRLLIGPEGGLSAEEIAMTARYQFTDILLGPRVLRTETTALTAITALQVRFGDLG; the protein is encoded by the coding sequence ATGCGCATTCCTCGCATTTACCACCCTGAACTGATTACCGCAGGTCGCGAAATCGCCCTGTCTGACGACGCGGCCAACCACGTTGGCCGCGTGCTGCGCATGGGGGCTGGCCAGGCAATACAGCTTTTCGACGGCTCTAATCAGATTTTCGAGGCGGAAATCACCCGGGCGGATAAAAAAAGCGTACATGTGAATGTGTTGCGCGGTGAAGTGGACGATCGTGAATCGCCGCTGCACATCCACCTGGGCCAGGTGATGTCGCGCGGGGAAAAGATGGAATTCACCATTCAAAAATCCATTGAGCTGGGTGTAAGCCTCATTACGCCACTTTTTTCCGAGCGCTGTGGCGTTAAACTGGATGCGGAACGTCTGAACAAAAAGATCCAGCAGTGGCAGAAAATTGCCATTGCGGCGTGTGAACAGAGCGGCCGCAACCGCATACCGGAGATCCGCCCGGCAATGGACCTGGAGGACTGGTGTGCCGAAGAGGAGAGCGGGCTGAAGCTCAATCTTCATCCGCGCGCCAGCGCCAGCATTAATACGCTGCCGCTGCCCGTTGAACGTGTACGCCTGCTGATTGGCCCCGAAGGCGGCCTGTCGGCGGAAGAAATTGCGATGACGGCGCGTTACCAGTTTACTGATATTCTGTTGGGACCTCGCGTTCTGCGCACTGAGACAACGGCACTCACGGCCATTACCGCGCTACAGGTACGGTTTGGCGATCTGGGTTGA
- a CDS encoding YqgE/AlgH family protein — MNLQHHFLIAMPALQDPIFRRAVVYICEYNEDGAMGIIINKPLENLQVEGILDKLKIPAEARLPEIRLDKPVMLGGPLAEDRGFILHTPPVFSSSIRISDNTVITTSRDVLETLGTAEQPSAVLVALGYSSWEKGQLEQEILDNAWLTAPADMNILFKTPIADRWRDAAKLIGIDILTMPGVAGHA, encoded by the coding sequence ATGAATTTACAGCATCACTTTCTTATTGCCATGCCTGCTCTCCAGGATCCGATTTTTCGCCGCGCCGTGGTTTATATTTGTGAATACAATGAAGACGGCGCGATGGGCATTATCATCAATAAGCCGCTGGAAAACCTGCAGGTTGAAGGGATTCTGGACAAGCTGAAAATCCCGGCTGAAGCGCGACTGCCGGAGATCCGGCTTGATAAACCGGTGATGCTGGGTGGACCACTTGCAGAAGATCGCGGCTTTATCCTGCATACCCCGCCGGTATTCTCTTCCAGTATCCGCATCTCCGATAACACCGTGATCACCACCTCGCGCGACGTGCTCGAAACGCTGGGTACCGCAGAACAGCCTTCCGCAGTGCTGGTGGCGCTGGGGTACTCGTCGTGGGAGAAAGGCCAGCTTGAGCAGGAAATCCTCGATAACGCCTGGCTTACCGCACCAGCGGACATGAATATTCTGTTTAAAACCCCGATAGCCGATCGCTGGCGCGATGCGGCAAAACTGATTGGCATTGATATTCTGACCATGCCTGGTGTCGCGGGGCACGCCTGA
- the ruvX gene encoding Holliday junction resolvase RuvX: MSGTLLAFDFGTKSIGVAVGQRITGTARPLTALKANDGTPDWNLIERLLKEWQPDDVIVGLPLNMDGTEQPLTARARKFANKIHGRFGVSVKLHDERLSTVEARAGLFEHGGFRALNKGSVDSASAVIILESYFEQGY, from the coding sequence ATGAGCGGAACACTTTTGGCCTTTGATTTTGGTACCAAAAGCATTGGCGTCGCTGTGGGTCAGCGCATCACCGGTACCGCGCGTCCGCTCACGGCCCTGAAGGCCAACGACGGCACGCCTGACTGGAATCTTATCGAACGTCTGCTGAAAGAGTGGCAACCGGATGATGTTATCGTTGGGCTGCCGCTGAATATGGACGGCACCGAACAACCCCTTACCGCCCGCGCGCGTAAGTTCGCCAATAAAATCCATGGCCGCTTTGGCGTCTCCGTGAAGCTTCACGACGAGCGTCTTAGCACCGTCGAAGCGCGTGCTGGCCTGTTTGAGCATGGTGGCTTCCGGGCGCTCAACAAAGGCAGCGTAGACTCCGCCTCTGCCGTCATCATCCTCGAAAGCTATTTCGAACAGGGCTATTAA
- a CDS encoding DUF2884 domain-containing protein, with translation MRKTLLAVALMATGFTAHAEYKCSVTPRDDVVLSPQTVQVKGENGNLVITPQGNVTFNGKEYNLTAAQREQAKDYQADLRTALPWINEGALTRVEKSRVALDKIITKEVGESSNMRSRLTKLDKQLKEQMNRIIETRSDGLTFHYKAIDQVRADGQQLVNQAMGGILQDSINEMGAKAVLKGGGNPLQGVLGSLGGLQTSIQNEWKNQEDDFQQFGKDVCKRVVSLEDSRKALVGTLK, from the coding sequence ATGCGCAAAACGTTGCTGGCTGTTGCTTTGATGGCAACCGGATTCACCGCCCATGCGGAGTATAAATGTAGCGTCACCCCGCGTGATGACGTGGTGTTAAGCCCGCAAACCGTGCAGGTCAAAGGCGAGAACGGCAATCTGGTGATTACGCCGCAAGGGAACGTCACCTTTAACGGCAAAGAGTACAATCTGACAGCCGCACAGCGTGAGCAGGCGAAAGACTATCAGGCCGATTTGCGTACCGCGCTGCCATGGATTAATGAAGGAGCCCTGACGCGCGTCGAAAAAAGCCGTGTTGCACTGGATAAGATCATTACCAAAGAGGTGGGGGAGAGTAGCAATATGCGCTCCCGCCTGACGAAGCTCGATAAGCAGCTCAAAGAGCAGATGAACCGGATTATCGAGACGCGCTCTGATGGCCTGACGTTCCACTACAAGGCGATTGATCAGGTCCGTGCTGACGGACAGCAGCTGGTGAACCAGGCGATGGGCGGCATTCTGCAGGACAGCATCAACGAGATGGGGGCTAAAGCGGTCCTGAAGGGCGGCGGTAACCCGCTGCAGGGCGTGCTGGGCAGTCTGGGTGGCTTGCAGACCTCAATTCAGAACGAGTGGAAGAACCAGGAAGATGATTTCCAGCAGTTCGGCAAAGACGTGTGTAAACGCGTGGTGTCGCTGGAAGATAGCCGGAAGGCGCTGGTGGGGACGTTGAAGTAA
- a CDS encoding type IV pilus twitching motility protein PilT — protein MDVEEMVALSVNHNVSDLHLCSDSPPRWRRSGRLEPAPFPPPDVGALLKAWLNDEQQGSWWAHGQVDFAVTVAEGQRLRGSAFKQINGVSIALRLLPRTCSPLSSLGVPRAIPELLSSDNGLILVTGATGSGKSTTLAAMVDFLNHHTDGHILTLEDPVEYLYRSERCLIQQREIGQHCPSFVEALRGALREDPDVILLGELRDAETIRLALTAAETGHLVLATLHTRGASQAIERLVDTFPAQEKDPVRNQLAGSLRAVLAQRLLPDLQGGRVALYELLVNTPAAANLIREGKTWQLPGIIQTGQQAGMQNFDQSVAERRAQGRL, from the coding sequence ATGGATGTGGAAGAAATGGTGGCCCTTAGTGTAAATCATAACGTCTCCGATCTACACCTGTGCAGTGATTCGCCACCCCGCTGGCGCCGGTCAGGACGCCTTGAACCCGCGCCGTTTCCGCCGCCAGATGTCGGGGCGTTATTAAAAGCGTGGCTCAATGATGAGCAGCAGGGAAGCTGGTGGGCTCACGGTCAGGTCGATTTTGCCGTGACGGTGGCAGAAGGCCAGCGTCTGCGCGGGAGTGCGTTTAAGCAGATTAACGGGGTGTCCATCGCCCTGCGGTTGCTGCCACGCACCTGTTCGCCACTCTCTTCGCTGGGCGTGCCGCGTGCCATTCCGGAACTGTTATCCAGTGACAACGGGTTGATTCTGGTGACGGGGGCGACCGGCAGCGGCAAATCCACCACTCTGGCGGCGATGGTCGATTTTCTCAACCACCATACTGACGGGCATATCCTCACGCTTGAAGATCCGGTGGAGTATCTGTACCGGAGCGAACGCTGCCTGATTCAGCAGCGGGAAATAGGTCAGCACTGCCCGTCTTTTGTCGAGGCGCTGCGCGGAGCGTTACGCGAGGATCCAGATGTGATTTTGCTGGGGGAGCTGCGTGATGCAGAGACGATCCGTCTCGCGTTGACGGCGGCGGAGACCGGGCATCTGGTGCTGGCGACACTGCATACGCGGGGTGCCTCGCAGGCCATTGAGCGGCTGGTGGACACCTTCCCGGCGCAGGAGAAAGACCCGGTACGTAACCAGCTGGCCGGTAGCCTGCGTGCGGTGCTGGCACAGAGGCTGCTTCCCGACCTGCAGGGTGGGCGTGTCGCGCTGTATGAACTGCTGGTGAATACCCCGGCGGCGGCAAATCTGATTCGTGAAGGAAAAACGTGGCAACTGCCCGGTATCATTCAAACAGGCCAGCAGGCGGGAATGCAGAACTTTGATCAGAGCGTGGCGGAGAGACGGGCGCAGGGGCGGCTATAG
- the yggU gene encoding DUF167 family protein YggU: MSAVSTCADGLVLRLYIQPKASRDSIVGLHGDELKVAITAPPVDGQANAHLTKYLAKQFRVAKSQVIIEKGELGRHKQVKILNPQSIPTEVAALTEQD, translated from the coding sequence ATGAGTGCCGTAAGCACCTGCGCTGACGGGCTGGTTTTGCGGCTGTATATTCAGCCGAAAGCCAGCCGTGACAGTATTGTTGGACTGCATGGCGACGAGTTAAAAGTCGCCATCACCGCCCCGCCGGTTGACGGTCAGGCAAACGCGCATCTGACCAAATATCTGGCAAAACAGTTTCGCGTGGCCAAAAGCCAGGTCATCATTGAAAAAGGCGAACTGGGGCGGCATAAACAGGTAAAAATCCTCAACCCGCAATCCATCCCGACGGAAGTCGCGGCTTTGACAGAACAGGACTAA
- a CDS encoding YggT family protein — translation MKTLTFLLSTVIELYTMALLLRVWMQWARCDFYNPFSQFVVKITQPIVGPLRRIIPAMGPIDSASLLVAFILSVIKAIVLFMVITFQPIIWIAAVLILIKTVGLLIFWVLLVMAIMSWVSQGRSPVEYALIQLAEPLLRPIRNLLPSMGGIDFSPMILVLLLYVINMGIAELLQSTGDMLLPGLWMAL, via the coding sequence ATGAAGACGTTGACTTTCCTGCTCTCAACGGTCATTGAGCTGTATACGATGGCGCTTTTGCTGCGCGTCTGGATGCAGTGGGCCCGTTGTGATTTTTACAATCCGTTCTCCCAGTTTGTCGTGAAAATCACGCAACCTATTGTCGGGCCCCTGCGCCGTATTATCCCGGCCATGGGTCCCATCGACAGCGCTTCGCTGCTGGTAGCGTTTATTCTTAGCGTTATCAAAGCCATCGTGCTGTTTATGGTCATCACCTTCCAGCCGATTATCTGGATTGCCGCCGTGCTGATTCTGATCAAAACCGTCGGTCTGCTGATTTTCTGGGTGCTGCTGGTGATGGCCATCATGAGCTGGGTGAGCCAGGGGCGTAGCCCGGTAGAGTATGCCCTGATTCAGCTGGCCGAGCCGCTGCTGCGTCCGATCCGTAACTTACTTCCCTCTATGGGCGGCATCGACTTCTCCCCGATGATTCTGGTTCTGCTGCTCTATGTGATCAACATGGGGATCGCTGAACTGCTGCAGTCTACGGGCGACATGCTGTTGCCGGGGCTGTGGATGGCGCTATGA
- the trmB gene encoding tRNA (guanosine(46)-N7)-methyltransferase TrmB, with protein sequence MKNDVISPEFDENGRPLRRIRSFVRRQGRLTKGQQHALDNYWPVMGVEFSEQPLDFAGLFGREAPVTLEIGFGMGTSLVTMAQARPEQNFLGIEVHSPGVGACLATAHEEGVENLRVMCHDAVEVLHKMIPDNSLTMVQLFFPDPWHKARHNKRRIVQAPFAELVKSKLKLGGVFHMATDWEPYAEHMLEVMSSLDGYKNQSESNDYVPRPDSRPVTKFEQRGHRLGHGVWDLMFERVK encoded by the coding sequence ATGAAAAACGACGTCATTTCACCGGAATTTGATGAAAACGGTCGCCCGCTGCGCCGTATTCGCAGCTTTGTCCGTCGTCAGGGCCGCCTGACAAAAGGGCAGCAACATGCGCTGGACAACTACTGGCCGGTGATGGGCGTTGAGTTCAGCGAGCAGCCGCTGGACTTTGCCGGGCTGTTTGGCCGCGAAGCGCCAGTCACGCTGGAGATTGGTTTTGGTATGGGCACCTCTCTGGTGACCATGGCGCAAGCTCGCCCGGAGCAGAACTTCCTCGGTATTGAAGTGCACTCCCCGGGCGTCGGCGCGTGTCTCGCAACTGCCCATGAAGAGGGTGTAGAGAACCTGCGCGTCATGTGTCATGACGCGGTGGAAGTGCTGCACAAAATGATTCCTGACAATTCTTTAACCATGGTTCAGCTCTTTTTCCCTGACCCGTGGCACAAAGCACGTCATAATAAACGCCGTATCGTTCAGGCACCGTTTGCCGAGCTGGTGAAAAGCAAGCTGAAACTGGGCGGCGTCTTCCATATGGCGACCGACTGGGAACCTTATGCGGAACATATGCTGGAAGTGATGTCGTCTCTGGACGGGTATAAAAACCAGTCTGAAAGCAACGACTATGTTCCGCGTCCGGATTCACGTCCGGTAACGAAATTTGAACAGCGTGGCCATCGTCTTGGTCACGGTGTATGGGACTTAATGTTCGAGAGGGTGAAATAA